The genome window ggtaccatTTGCTTTCTATGCAGCAAGGACACTTTCCTGGCTCGTGTTCAATtcggtgtccaccaggacccccaggtccttttctgcagagatgcTTTCCAGCCTGGTGGCCCCCAGCCTGcgctggtgcctggggttgttcctccccaggggcaggacctcgcacttccccttgttgaacttcttcaggctcctgtcagcccatttttccagcctgttgaggtctctCTTGGtcgcagcatgaccctctggtgtatcagccactcctcccacttCTGTGTCATCAccaattaattcattttaaaaggcaCCAAAAAGGTTGATATAATATTGAtctaagaaaaccccaaacaaccacaAATTGGAATAATGTTTCATCGTAAGAAAAATTTATTAAACGTTTGCTAGCCTTTTTTAATAGAATATTACTGTTAAATAAAACATCCATTAATTTATCCATTTAAACACAGTatcaatttattaaaatattaaccCTTCTAATTTAAGCATGGGGGGAAATAACAATGTAATTTTGATTTTGCCAGTAATTCATGCTCACAAAAACGCCTGGCATGCAGGAAGAAGGGGTAACATCAGATGGAAAACCTGCATGTAAACAGAATTTAAGAACACGTAGCATTATTAAGATATTAATAAGGCAACGAGCTCTTCCTAGGGGAGATGTTGTTTAAAGTCCAATTGAATCAGCAGATTTCACAGTTTTCTACCGGAAAATTCCCTTGTTGCGACTTTGTCTTGTACAGACTCCCGAGGTGGGCTGACAGGCCGCAGCTAGCCCAGGCCGCAGGACATACCTGTGGCACAGCAACACGCTTTTCGCCTCAGAGGCATATCTAGGCCCATGACCGCAGGCTACGCCCAgctccccaccccagctcacccTTGTGGGCAGAGAAGGCGTCTGGGCAGGGGAGGCACGGCCACCAGCGGGCCCGAgcagccctgtccccacaggGCACCCCAGCCCGCCGCCCGGAGCCGCCGCAGACGCCCGCCCGCCATTGCGCAGGCGCAGACCCCGCCCCCCGCCTGTCTCCTCAACGCTGATTGGCTGGAAAGGGAGCGTTGCGCTGGGGAGCGTTCCCGCCTCCTCGGCTGTTGGCGTGTGGTTGCCGCGGCAAccaggggcggcggcggcggcagcggtcGCGCCCGCGCCTCTCCTGCCCGCCGTCCGGCTGGCGCGCCCCGGAGGTGAGGGGAGAGCGGCGTCGGGcgggccgtggggcggcgcggtgCGGCGCGGGTTCCTCCTGGGACGGCTCTTGGGAGCCGTTCCTGGCCCCCCTGCCTGTCCCGCTCGGCTGACGGGCAGGGACACCGGAGCGGCCTTCCGAGAGGTTGTGCTGGGTGGTGGCTGGCTTCTGTCGTGgtcagccggggcggggggccggggaggggggacgggaaACGGCGGACGACGACATGGGACGGTGGCGACGGCGTGAAATGAGAGGGCTGACGGAGCTGTGGGATCGAGAGAGATCACACAGAGCCCCCACGGTGGCAGCCCGGCCCTTCCTCTGCTGCTAATGCTTGTTTTGGCAGAAGGTCTAAGAAAGGGCTcagaaaagtggttttattttaaaaagcaagaaagaaacgcacttctcagtaaaaaaaagaccaatgtgctttcagctttccttcttccccccattttttttttttttttaaaaagcaaaaaacccacatgGGGAGACAAGGGGGAACTCCTGAGCTTCAGCCTTGCTCAGTAAGTAAGGAagtttctgctgccttcacagtTTCAATCTTTACCTTTCCTCAGTTTCTCATAAATGTAACACTGGCAAGGAGGATTCTCTGTGCCGTGGTTTGTGTGGCTGCATGAGTTTTAGTATTGGAGTGGTTTTTGCTGTCTCAGTTGTTTTGGTACACTGATGTGGGACTATTATCTATTGGCTAAAATACATAATGTACACTGTATTACGTATTGGCTAAAAAAGCAGTTGTTAAGTTACATTTGTTAGGGTATTTTTACCCCCAGACCGTTTACACATCCAGTGCAAAATACGTGtcttgccttcctccctcccctccattcCCCCATTTATAAGCTCATTTGGAACAATGtccaaagttttttttaaaaagttagtaTTGTTGTGAAAGCCTTTGCAGTATGCCTCAGTGGGAAAAACTGGGGTTTTCACTGCGCACAACAAATGCGCATGCAGGTGTGTGCATGACAGAAGGGCTGTGCAGATGTCTAAAGAGTACTTCTCATGGCCTGTAAAACCTACTGTAGTGATGTATTGTCTAACTAATAATTAGGTTATGAGCTGCCACTAATTAGTTACTTATGTGTGAGAATTGCTTCCACTGTGGCCAATTGTGCTCATActtctatatgaaaaaaatgaagactaCAGTACAATTTGTTTAAGCACACTGAAACAACAAATCACATATAgcaatgtattttaaatgttatttaatacttcaaaagtctgaaaaaataacagcaagaaaGGAGTAGATTTTTATAAGCAGGAAAGACTATACATAAATGTGCCACTGTAAGCAAAAAGGGAATTTGTGGGGAAACATCAGATTTGAAGTATACATGTAAGCTTTGTTGAAGATCTCGGGTGCAAGTAgtataacattttcctttttgtttttaaggcattttatAAAACGGCTTACAAGAGCACATGCAATACGCTATTAAAAGCAGCAGTTCGGCCTATTACAGAATTATGGTTCGACTAACAGTGGACCTAGTTGCTAAAAGCATCAGTCGGAAGAATCGCAATGAAGAGGAATTTGGACAGTGTCTGCGAAAAATAACTCATCTAAATTTATCAGATAAAAATATAGATGCAAttgtaagatttatttttctttattccttttaacCTGGCCACTCAAGTATTTTGTAGCTACTCTTATGAAGAGTTGTTTATCGTTGGGAAGACAAAGAAGCAAAGCCAGCTTTCTATTTTATAACAGCTATattatgttttaatatttatattgacTTGCAATTAAGCCTTAATAATACATCTGTTTAGAAACATGCTTCAGCATTTACTGCTGCTATTGTGTGGAATACTGCTTGTATGTAAAAGtgtttaaatggattttaaatgtGTGCAcatttgaaatgtgaaaataatctTTCAGCTGTAACTTTTCATATAAAACATCAAGGCGGGTGATTGTAACTCCAACGGTCTGCATCATTTCTTATTATCAACGTGACACTTCTTTCTTTATGCGTCAAAAATCTCGTTGAAGTATTTTACTTGACTGAAACTGTGGAAATATGTATCATCTGCGTAGCAGACAAGAAGGATATTATCTGGACACTAACTACTTTTgccattaattaattaaaatagaaaatccaTGTAAGCAATTACAAAGAGAAATGAACTAAGTGTTAAAGCGAAGTATTTTTTGCAGTATTTCGCAGAACTATTACAGAAATCtgcagctctaaaaaaaaaaggcaaatcaaaacaatttgctattttgattattttgtacAGTTTCTACATTGTAAGGGAGCATTCAGGAAGTCAACAGAATGGAAATGATAACTCCACTTGCTTACCTCTTTAGCTACATAAGAAAGGGAATATTTCAAATTAATCATTTCGACCCGACACTTTTCCTATAGAATATAGTCAGTCTGTTGCCATTGAATCAGTAGATGTTGGGCTTTGACAGCAGTGCTCTAGCCCTGTTGAAATCTTGCTATAGTGTTCTTGGAGACTTTAGGTCTGAGGTTAAAAACCAAAGTTCATATTTTCAGCaacagtttgtttttttatttaaagacttGTATTTATTGATGGTTACctttataaaaatgcaaactgtGTAATAGAAGTGGTGTAAGGAATGAATAATTTTGCAgatcagaaattttttttatgcaaactGTGTAATAGAAGTGGTGTAAGGAATGAATAATTTTGCAgatcagaaattttttttaaaggaagtagtAATGACATGACATATTATTAAGTGCAACACTTATTTTATTCTTGTTAATGCCAAATATTTCTAGTATTGGGAATTTTACAAAGAGTTGTTAACTCGCAGCACAATCTTTTCAATCTATCTGTGATTTATTCCTTAGATTTCAGAGGAAGtctgagaaaggaaaggagagttCAGGAACAGGATACAAGCCAAGTGAGGTTAACAAATTTGGACTGGTGTAGTGGCTTTTTTAAATTAGTCAGGttaaaatctacattttttttttaaattgctcccTGGGGcttactcatttaaaaaataattcatgacCTTTTCGTTTTCAAAGACTAAACCTGTGAACTTAACCCAGTCCTCCTTCCTTTGAGTTTAATAATAGGAAATTTATACAGTTTTCAGTAAGTCCTGAGTTAATTCAAATCCCCTCCAGATACGGAGCACATTTTGAAATTGCTGAGCCTGAAACAATTGAATTGTTGTGTATGGCAGATTTCTGCTTTAGAAGTGTGATTTCAGTCAAGAAGATTAAATAGCTTGTTCTATATGAACAGATCCCTGCAAGCAAATGGGTTTATTCGTCCCACTCCTAGGAATGTGCACAGCAAGTTACTAATTTGATTGGTCCATTTGGTTAGGACTTGTTCATCAGATGCCACAGAGAAGTTTTACAGAAACCCTTATAAGAACAGGTGACCTTTTACAGAAACCCGTATAAGAACAGGTGACCTTTTAGTTATTTAAaaggatgaggggattgagtgtaccctcagtaagtctgcagacaacaccaagttcgGCAGgattgttgatctgcttgagggtaggaaggctctacagaggaatctggacaggttggattggtgggctgaggccagtggtatgaggttcaacaaggccaagtgctgggtcctgcacttgggccacaacaaccccatgcaacaccacaggcttggggaagagtgaatGGAAAGCTGCCCGGGGTAAAAGGACCTGGGGTGTTGATCAACAGccacctgaatatgagccagcagtttgcccaggtggccaagaaggacaacagcatcctgccctgtatcaggaatagtgtggccagcaggactagggaagtgattgtcctcctgtacttagcactggtgaggacccacctcaaatactgtgttcagttttgggcccctcactacaagaaagacattgagatgctggagcatatccaaagaagagcaacgaagctggtgaggggtctagagaacaagccttatgaggagcagctgagggaactggggttgttcagcctggaaaaaagaaggctgaggggagaccttatcgctctctacaactacctgaaaggaggttgtaacaAGGTAGCAGTTGATCTCCCAAGTAATAgccaataggacaagaggaaacggtcttaaattgcaccaggggaggttcagattgaatattaggaaaaatttcttcacgtaaagggttgtcaagcattggaagaggcctcccagggaagtggttgagtcaccatccctggaggtatttgaaagacatgtggatgtggtgctgagggacgtggtttactggtaacttggcagtgttaggttaacggttggacttgatgatcttaaaggtctcttgcaaccaaaacgattctatgattctaagtcacaCAGGATGTGATGTATCTGCTGATAATGGCTGTAGTCCTCAGCTTCTGTATGGCAGAACAGCAATGATAGATTACAGTCTTAAATCTATGCAGATGATTACTGTCAATCagtttttctgggaaaaaatagtTGTTAAAAGTGTTTGTTAAAGATGAAAATGTATAAATTGTGCAGCACAACTTAAATACAAAAACAATCAACAGCTTCCAGAAGCAGGCAGTGAGTGAACTCTATGTagcatttatttgttattttttatttcagggtGACGTCTCTTTGTGTAAAAATCTTAGAGTTCTGTATTTATATGATAACCAAATCAGTCAAATCCAGAACTTGGACTTTGCTTCAAATATAACACACCTTTACCTTCAGAACAATTGTATTACGTGTATAGAAAATCTCTCATCGCTGAAAAACCTTGAAAAACTGTAAGTTGAAagtcatgtatttattttaatagtaaaagAATAATTATTAGACTAAGAAATCAAAAAATTATGTAGCTAGTAATGTCCTTTCAGCTCttaaatgttgcttttcaaataaaagtaattccttatgatttttttaacagtgttCTATGATATAAGTGATGGCATATCATCTTAACGTATTTAtcttcatttaaattattttcatttttcagacatttaataataatagtagcAATATATAAAACCCCTAAAAATCCCTTGGATCTGTTAGCTGTATGTTCTATTTGCATGCTAggttatttactttttctattatAATTTCCAAGTATTATTCaataatacttaaaatatttaattttttttttatatattgagGCCTTGTGTTAGCTTTTGCTTTCAAAGGATATTAAATCTATTTTGTGTACTACTCTGCAGGTATTTGGGGGGCAACTGCATCACTGTAGTAGAGGGTTTGAATAAACTAGAAGAAATAAGGGAGCTACATATTGAAAGTCAACAACTCCCTCTTGGCGAAAAGCTTCTGTTTGATCCAAGATCCCTTCGGTCCCTGGCAGTAAGTACATTTTGAGAATTTCAATGAGCCGTTAATCAGTAGATCAGTATTTTCAAGGGAAGTGATTAGTACATGATCactgtgtgttttccttttctcccaattGGTGTCATTCTTGGGAGATTCCCATCTCAATTCTCATATAAACAAGGAGTCCAGCAGATTCTactacttcatttattttttggtgaaggatggaaatggaaatggaaatgagaaTAGAGAGAGGAAGTAAAGAAATGTGTGAATGCCCTATACCAAGAAAatgtgaataaattaaaaaaagggtagGAATTTATTACAGTTCTCTTAGTCAACTTAGCTTGTAGTGCATTGGCTTGTTGATACTTCTCTGATTTGATTGTTACATTAGTTTATTTACTGCCTCCTGTATTTCTCTAGGGAATGCAATGGCAAAAGgtgcaaacagctttttttctgggTATTAAGAGCAACACAATCAAAAGCTTTCAGTTTTAGTTCTGCAATTTTTCTATGTTGTTCTATGTCAAGATTTCAGAAAAGTCAGcttttgaagttttctttcaaCAGGTTAATTTCTCAGTAAACAACAAATTTTTTttggagattttaaaatatacttcatTTACTAATATATATAGttctatactaaaaaaaaaaaatcatcttgctgtatCTCCCAAAGTGTTGTCAGGATTTGATGAGCTTTTTTTGTGAAGATTAACTTTTTAGTGAGTTCTTTTGTCATGTGTGTATCACGAACATTTGACCTAGCTCTAATTCTTGCTGTTTTGAGATTAAGTAATCCAAGTATTGCCATTTTCCTGTAATAGAAATGAGCCATTCTTGAGAGACCACTTTTACTTTGTTATACAGTAATACTTTGTTATATAGCTATAATTTTCCCAGGATAACTcatatatttcagtgtttttcagcatcctggcctagagtcACCAGTGTTTTATTCTTCGTGGCTTTTATTCATGGTCTTctggtgttgtggtttttttttgttttgctttttaagaaacaCTTTGCATTCTTGACCATGTAACATCTTTGTGGATGCTACACATATAAGCATTCTGTTTTGATGTTTTGAGTACTAAGTGTTTTGTCCCTGTTTAAGACATCACTTCTGACTTCACCTTCTTCTATCTATTTCTGCCTCTTAATGTTGTCAGCAATAAAAGAGCCAAAAACATGGGGCTATATAGGTCTCAGTGCACTACAAGCAAATGTTTTGATGATGACAATATCATGAATCTTTTGACTGAGGAGATTAAGTTTATGAACTATGTGTATCAGGATGATACTGGTAATTTCTGCCTGCGATGTAGATCTTGTTCAGATTTTAGAAGGGGGTTACATTTCTTGTATACACTGCTGAAATAGGCATTTTCTATCTAATGGTAAATCCCGTATTTGGTATAATTCTAAATTTACGGGATTAGGTGTGCTTTTTCATCTTCTAGAGATATAGACGTCTTGTTCCTTTTACATGAAACAACATTTAAGTGTTTCCTGAGATAAACACatgaaacagatttattttttatctagAATGTAAAGATCTCTCTAACTATTGTCCATTACAAAAGGCAAAGTGCATTATGTGACCCGCTAATGTTCCAAAGAAGGGGCAAGGACCAGCGGTATGTATACCGAGAGATTTGTAGGATCAAGCCTGAAAGAGAAACAGCATAGTCCAGTTGTTAAATGGGACTACATAGATATCAGATATGGATTTCAGCTCTATGCAGTTCAGATGTAACCTTGGAAAAGGCAGtcattttctgtgtctgtttcaTACTTAAAATGTAGAGTTAGTAGCACTTGCATAACTCTAAAGCATTTGaacatttttagagaaaaacaaaaattctctATTTCCTAAGAATTCCtgaaataatcaagaaaaaaatcttacttttgtttgacatcaaaaccaaaataaacagcattttaggACAAGAGGGAAAGCCAACATAGAACTACATGTGAGGTATGTGGTAGTTGTATTTGCGTGTTTCTGCTTCATATGCTTGTTCTTCCTTTAACAAGAATTTACAACTTGACTCATGcatggcatggaaaaaaaaataattttctctttctgcttttcttcctccagaaatCTTTGTCTGTGTTGAACATCAGCAATAACAACATTGATGAATTAGAAGAACTGGCAGTTTTGGAAAATCTTTCTTATCTTAGAGCAGTTGACAATCAACTTCAACATATGAAGGTATTAAAATAGAGACTTGTTCTATTTAGTATGGGTGATAAGAAGTTAGTCATATTCATCTTTATCACTAAATAGGTGAGTTACTGAACCTCTGACTTTCCGAGCATGCTATCTTTTCTCATCCAGAAATCTTGTTGAGACTAAAAATGGAGAACTGTTTATCTAGGATGCCCAAATGTCCTTTAATCCTACGTAAAGTGGCAATTGTGCATGCGTCTATCAACTGAGTAGTAAATGCGTGGAAGTTATAACTATAATATAATATGTCCAAAATGTAGATTTAGTATGTATATTTTGGCCACCTGAGTAACTACGAGTGCTTTAATTTGCAAAGATGACACGGacattgttttttaattaatttgcaatattttacCATATTATAGTTTTTAATTCTctattttattgtaaataaaagACGCTTCTTGGATATCAGATCCTTTAGCTGATTTTGCAGCTGTTACAATATCAAAATGACTTTTTGACTATTGTGGCTGGAGTATCGTAAGAAGTATTCGTCATTAAAGTATACACTGAATTTCTTTCATAAATTCTTGCTAAGGAAAGGCACATCTTCATAAACAAGAGCTCTAACTTCCACAGTAGCagccaaaataaatgaaataaaagtatttttgctcttccttttgcagTAGCAAATGTGGTTCAAACAGAATGTTCTAGACTTACAATTTCTAGCTTATCTTCACAAAAAGGAATAGAATATTGGCCTTGTTActtctcattatttttataaGTTATGATGTCTTCCATTTCTTGACATAAAGAGCAGTTAACAAATAATTTTAGTGTCCAGTTAGTAACTGAATATCAAATTTATGTTGAACAGTATGCTGACATCATCATTGCAGGGTGGAGGCATCGAACAAACTTTATAAGTGACTTAATAAacactgttttaatttaatataaacCATAGGCATttgtattctgctttttttgaattttttatttttttaattaataaatacggaaattaattttcttaaatggTACCCCGAATCACCAAGACAAAGCCTTGattaaaataaactctttcaTTACTGGTTTTCATATACATTCTATTTCCTtagaaaagttaattttcattGGTTAGTAATTATTAAAATAACCATTCTTATTATGTCTTAAAACACCTAATATCTTTTACATTAAATTTGGCAGTTCTGTTTACTAATGAAGAGATTTCAATATTTTGTGTGCATAATCTATCCGAGATCTAGGTCAATATACTTTATTTGGACtcttaattttttacattttaatattaaGAAACGTTGAATGATACATTTCTTTTTTACTAGAGGATTATTAATGTGTCGTATTTCAAGCTGTGTTTCTGGCTGGCAGTTGTGCTTGAATTCGTATCAAAATACAATTCACATAGGCTTTTGCTCAGTAATTAAAACCATATTGAATGTGTTGGTTACATCAAAATAacgttttttttaaataggtagtCTTTCCAAAGCATTCCTTTTTAAAAGGaatcattttctaaataaaatatattacagtatttttttaattgacttttttctttcttataaatacaaaatacttca of Rissa tridactyla isolate bRisTri1 chromosome 2, bRisTri1.patW.cur.20221130, whole genome shotgun sequence contains these proteins:
- the PPP1R42 gene encoding protein phosphatase 1 regulatory subunit 42, which produces MQYAIKSSSSAYYRIMVRLTVDLVAKSISRKNRNEEEFGQCLRKITHLNLSDKNIDAIGDVSLCKNLRVLYLYDNQISQIQNLDFASNITHLYLQNNCITCIENLSSLKNLEKLYLGGNCITVVEGLNKLEEIRELHIESQQLPLGEKLLFDPRSLRSLAKSLSVLNISNNNIDELEELAVLENLSYLRAVDNQLQHMKDLEVVLNKWTKLRRLDLAGNPICHKPKYRDRIVVQSWTLESLDGKEIKEMERRFLVNWKASKAARKKNKERMTNEHTVYLRFSDFEAPYSIPFHYSPSVKEETNFLALSEMHKVERKPLPRILDKK